One genomic window of Leptotrichia shahii includes the following:
- a CDS encoding pyrophosphohydrolase domain-containing protein has protein sequence MKRKIECVEEFHRIYKLGNSDKPIGKLKDGLEKLRFDLMAEENGEYLEAAKKGDVTEVADALGDMLYILCGTIIEHGMQNVIDDVFEEIHRSNLSKLDENGNPIYREDGKVVKGPNYFPPNLKKFFEK, from the coding sequence ATGAAAAGAAAAATAGAATGTGTAGAAGAATTTCATAGAATTTATAAACTTGGAAATTCTGATAAGCCAATTGGAAAATTAAAAGATGGATTGGAAAAATTGAGATTTGACTTGATGGCTGAAGAAAATGGAGAATATTTGGAAGCGGCTAAAAAAGGAGATGTTACAGAAGTGGCAGATGCCCTTGGGGATATGCTTTATATCCTTTGTGGAACTATTATAGAACATGGTATGCAAAATGTGATTGACGATGTCTTTGAAGAAATTCATAGAAGCAATTTGAGCAAATTAGATGAAAATGGGAATCCAATTTATCGGGAAGATGGGAAAGTTGTAAAAGGGCCAAATTATTTTCCGCCAAATTTGAAGAAATTTTTTGAAAAATAA
- the rpmB gene encoding 50S ribosomal protein L28: MQRCEVFGKTVSHGNRVSHSHRATKRIWRPNLQTMLLTINNEEVRVRVCTKAMKTLKGKNNDQVKKILLKNKETLSPKILKILAK, encoded by the coding sequence ATGCAAAGATGTGAAGTTTTTGGAAAAACAGTAAGCCACGGAAATAGAGTAAGTCACTCTCACAGAGCTACAAAAAGAATTTGGAGACCAAATTTACAAACAATGCTTTTAACTATCAATAATGAAGAAGTTAGAGTAAGAGTTTGTACAAAAGCAATGAAAACATTAAAAGGGAAAAATAACGATCAAGTTAAAAAAATCTTATTAAAAAATAAAGAAACATTAAGCCCTAAAATATTAAAAATATTGGCAAAGTAA
- a CDS encoding GNAT family N-acetyltransferase: protein MKLEKNNLIFRFATEKDAEEILNIYKPYIENTTITFEYEVPTIEEFRERIREILEEYPYIVCVYEGKITGYAYAHKIWSRAAYQWDAELSVYTDENYAGNGIGKKLYKILIEILKLQNVVNIYALVTYPNKSSEKLHNYFGFKKVALFENSGYKFGKWIGVTWFEKAISKYPKNPNPIKKVSEIDEAELKQILEL, encoded by the coding sequence ATGAAATTAGAAAAGAATAATTTAATTTTTAGATTTGCAACTGAAAAGGATGCCGAAGAAATTTTGAATATTTATAAGCCATATATTGAAAATACGACAATAACTTTTGAGTATGAAGTGCCTACGATTGAGGAATTTAGGGAAAGAATTAGAGAAATTTTGGAGGAGTATCCATATATCGTATGTGTATATGAAGGGAAAATTACTGGGTATGCTTATGCACATAAAATTTGGAGCAGGGCTGCTTACCAGTGGGATGCAGAGCTTTCAGTTTATACAGATGAGAATTATGCGGGAAATGGAATTGGGAAAAAATTGTATAAAATTTTAATTGAAATACTAAAGCTGCAAAATGTTGTAAATATTTATGCACTTGTAACTTATCCAAATAAAAGCAGTGAAAAATTGCATAATTATTTTGGATTTAAAAAAGTTGCGCTTTTTGAAAATTCTGGATATAAATTTGGAAAATGGATTGGCGTTACTTGGTTTGAAAAGGCTATTTCTAAGTATCCTAAAAATCCGAATCCGATAAAAAAAGTATCAGAAATTGATGAAGCTGAACTAAAACAAATTTTAGAATTATAA
- a CDS encoding phosphoglycerate kinase has product MAKKTLKDLDVKGKKVLVRVDFNVPIKDGVITNDNRITAAIPTLKYILENGGKVIAFSHLGKVKEEADKASKTLAPVAKRLEELLGKPVKFVPETRGAALESAVAELKDGEILMFENTRFEDLDGKKESKNDPELGKYWASLGDVFVNDAFGTAHRAHASNVGIASNIKESAVGFLVEKEIKFIGGAVDNPERPLVAILGGAKVSDKIGVIENLLDKADKVIIGGGMMFTFLKAEGKNTGSSLLEADKVELAASLIKKAKEKNVELLLPIDTVVAKEFKNDTEFKTVSVDAIEDGWMGLDIGEASIKLFSDALVGAKTVVWNGPMGVFEMENFAKGTIGVCKAIAELSEAKTIIGGGDSAAAAIQLGFADKFSHISTGGGASLEYLEGKVLPGVDAISNK; this is encoded by the coding sequence ATGGCTAAAAAAACTTTAAAAGACTTAGACGTAAAAGGTAAAAAAGTATTAGTAAGAGTTGATTTCAATGTACCAATAAAAGATGGAGTTATCACAAATGATAATAGAATCACAGCTGCGATTCCAACTTTAAAATATATTTTGGAAAACGGTGGAAAAGTAATTGCATTCTCTCACTTGGGAAAAGTTAAAGAAGAAGCTGACAAAGCCTCAAAAACTTTAGCACCTGTTGCAAAAAGATTGGAAGAACTTTTAGGAAAACCAGTTAAATTCGTTCCTGAAACAAGAGGAGCAGCATTAGAATCAGCAGTTGCTGAGTTAAAAGATGGAGAAATCTTAATGTTTGAAAACACTAGATTTGAAGACTTGGATGGTAAAAAAGAATCTAAAAATGATCCTGAATTAGGAAAATACTGGGCATCACTTGGAGATGTATTTGTAAATGACGCATTTGGGACTGCACACAGAGCACATGCTTCAAATGTAGGAATTGCTTCTAACATTAAAGAATCAGCAGTAGGATTCTTAGTAGAAAAAGAAATTAAATTTATCGGTGGAGCAGTTGATAATCCTGAAAGACCATTAGTTGCTATTTTAGGTGGAGCTAAGGTTTCTGATAAAATTGGTGTAATCGAAAACTTATTGGATAAAGCTGATAAAGTAATTATTGGTGGAGGAATGATGTTCACTTTCTTAAAAGCTGAAGGTAAAAACACAGGTTCTTCATTATTAGAAGCTGACAAAGTAGAATTAGCCGCTTCACTAATCAAAAAAGCTAAAGAAAAAAATGTTGAGCTATTATTGCCAATTGATACAGTTGTAGCAAAAGAATTTAAAAATGATACAGAATTTAAAACAGTTTCTGTAGATGCTATTGAAGATGGATGGATGGGATTAGATATAGGAGAAGCATCTATCAAATTATTCTCAGACGCTCTAGTTGGTGCAAAGACAGTAGTATGGAATGGACCAATGGGAGTATTTGAAATGGAAAACTTTGCAAAAGGAACAATTGGTGTATGTAAAGCAATCGCAGAATTGTCTGAAGCTAAAACAATCATTGGTGGTGGAGATTCAGCAGCAGCAGCTATTCAATTAGGATTTGCTGATAAATTCTCACATATCTCAACTGGAGGAGGAGCATCGCTTGAATACTTGGAAGGAAAAGTATTGCCAGGAGTAGATGCAATTTCTAATAAATAA
- the yajC gene encoding preprotein translocase subunit YajC, producing MEKNSIGVIIIYVVFLAVLILPTYFANKRKKKQKAQLVENLKVGVKITTVGGIQGTITNVFTDTVEMKIDKNARMTVLKSAVERIETK from the coding sequence ATGGAAAAGAATTCAATAGGAGTAATAATAATTTATGTAGTATTTTTGGCAGTATTGATTTTACCGACGTATTTTGCAAATAAGAGAAAGAAGAAACAAAAAGCTCAATTAGTGGAAAATTTGAAGGTAGGAGTTAAAATAACTACAGTTGGAGGAATTCAAGGAACTATTACAAATGTTTTTACAGATACTGTGGAAATGAAAATTGATAAAAATGCAAGAATGACTGTCCTTAAATCTGCAGTTGAAAGAATTGAAACAAAATAA
- a CDS encoding N-acetylmuramoyl-L-alanine amidase family protein, which produces MKRILLFLLLFVSAITFSDTLKNVSYNNGKVIGTFRENKQIIPNASVTKLGGEDLLMLSFPDSKMESGVPAFINKSDQYISKVYTVENNGMVVVYVYLKPSVTYQVTSRNGEFQVTLDGGKAATAQKSYNTPQSQNNNTNNTRITQTQSQSQSGNTSRGNKKYTIVVDPGHGGHDSGARGNGYNEKDIALQVATRLANNLRRDYNVIITRDSDFFVPLDTRAKIGNDANADFFISIHLNSSSSSSANGTEVFYFSKKDQGSYAAQVAKFENKVDGSYGDVPFSDFILNDIFYRKNQKTSQAIAESVLNNLINTTGLRRRGVFGANFAVLRGSNSPSILVELGFMNNYSDLSQYLTPDGQERAASAIGDAIRNYFR; this is translated from the coding sequence ATGAAGAGGATATTATTATTTTTGTTACTTTTTGTAAGTGCAATTACATTTTCTGATACTTTAAAAAATGTTTCATATAATAATGGAAAAGTAATTGGAACATTTAGGGAAAATAAACAGATTATTCCAAATGCTTCTGTCACAAAATTAGGGGGTGAAGACCTGTTAATGTTAAGTTTCCCAGATAGTAAAATGGAAAGTGGCGTTCCAGCATTTATTAACAAAAGTGATCAGTATATAAGTAAGGTTTATACAGTTGAAAATAATGGAATGGTAGTAGTGTATGTGTATTTAAAACCATCTGTTACTTATCAAGTTACCAGTAGAAATGGCGAGTTTCAAGTAACATTAGATGGAGGTAAAGCTGCAACAGCGCAAAAATCATATAATACACCACAAAGCCAGAATAATAACACTAACAATACAAGAATAACACAGACTCAGTCACAAAGCCAGTCAGGTAATACTTCAAGAGGAAATAAAAAATATACAATAGTTGTAGATCCTGGACATGGTGGGCATGATTCAGGAGCAAGAGGAAATGGATATAATGAAAAAGACATAGCATTACAAGTAGCAACAAGATTGGCTAATAATTTAAGACGAGATTATAACGTTATAATAACAAGAGATTCAGATTTCTTTGTGCCATTAGATACAAGAGCTAAAATTGGAAATGATGCAAATGCAGATTTCTTTATAAGTATCCACTTAAATTCAAGTTCGAGCTCATCAGCAAATGGAACAGAAGTATTTTATTTTAGTAAAAAAGATCAAGGAAGTTATGCTGCGCAAGTAGCCAAATTTGAAAATAAAGTTGATGGAAGCTATGGAGATGTGCCATTTTCGGACTTTATTCTAAATGATATTTTTTATAGAAAAAATCAAAAGACAAGTCAAGCTATAGCAGAATCTGTATTAAATAATCTTATAAATACAACAGGGCTTAGAAGAAGAGGAGTTTTTGGAGCAAATTTTGCAGTACTTCGTGGAAGTAATTCACCATCAATACTTGTAGAATTAGGATTTATGAATAATTATTCTGATTTATCGCAATATTTAACACCAGATGGTCAGGAAAGAGCAGCAAGCGCTATTGGTGATGCAATAAGAAATTATTTTAGATAA
- a CDS encoding GerMN domain-containing protein codes for MPKKEESREKPKKKKGFFSSTFFIILLFLITAAVVAINRYDRKHRDEIHVTVDKNLVKETVKDEEVQNKISIFVYDSDTKTISEREITVPRQINLIEGDFINGIIRNSNYITEDMKFRSAYNLRIDNVNTTVVKLNAAFANLKKNPELFNGFSQAVTNTILKNFPNIQSVIIQIDGETNNQ; via the coding sequence ATGCCAAAAAAAGAAGAATCAAGAGAAAAACCTAAAAAGAAAAAAGGATTTTTTAGCAGCACATTTTTTATAATATTGCTTTTTTTAATAACAGCTGCTGTAGTTGCAATAAATAGATATGATAGAAAACATAGAGATGAAATACATGTAACTGTTGATAAAAATTTAGTAAAAGAAACAGTAAAAGATGAAGAAGTTCAAAATAAAATTTCTATATTTGTATATGATTCTGATACAAAAACAATTAGTGAGCGAGAAATTACAGTTCCTCGTCAAATAAATTTGATAGAGGGAGATTTTATAAATGGAATTATTAGAAATTCAAACTATATTACAGAAGATATGAAGTTTAGAAGTGCTTATAACCTTAGAATTGACAACGTAAATACAACAGTTGTAAAATTAAATGCAGCATTTGCAAATTTAAAAAAAAATCCTGAATTATTTAATGGATTTTCTCAGGCTGTAACAAATACAATTTTAAAAAACTTTCCCAATATTCAAAGTGTTATAATTCAAATAGACGGGGAAACAAATAATCAATAG
- a CDS encoding autotransporter-associated N-terminal domain-containing protein: MTNNLLQLKRDLKSFAKKCKGFKYTDSALFTFLLNGMLISTGELVAESKDSGISNQMSLINSSIGQMRKDFKHARAENDKLIKNTNLELIQLMEQGDHVTKSPWSNWQIGATDFYNDWHGHFKGKGNRVQDSKFYQRDTTMGKYSYQPKNLSTYGATRLKLDSDNMEKSVEIEVDASLRTLAIDKQAPNFVPTTPSGGLPPFDPLMVTPPVINPKNVNISQVPSAPPTDVAFQNVPNWSWGYNVNNTLGNNALMAQLEIISGTFNNYFSGVGQPLQYNFSGASENTAYTPSGSATHLPASGAGSSNNTAAFYTLSGKAQVEIPSAVTVNVVGNSSGGGQLNSIYYMGNPSGSGNSEAKLIHKANTNIYGNNIAVVNIDNVASTGGITFVNRGNIIGHAQNGTFVDTSGTTLTGATPGNHIFGAYSYGTSESDKIENASDGSVIFYAPESVGWAYSASNTQAITRSSINNGKMQLFGKNSLGIATDSDTTTTQMAHADIQLNTPIEIYGDESVGASFLSEPDTSSNNFFNSKFNIQIGGSSLTSQEATYGDTKGDLKKVQNSVGLNFDFTVNNNGFTNLDINNYNVNLEKNSKNSIALRAGEAKLTFNDSAASVITIDGEDNIGYLSDGGTNNNLVYNNTTNNFKVKGNNAILFASKSGGTLKINNSLPLASTTVSGKGFTLAYSEGSGSTVTLNQGVTGKVAGSDAVLYYAKNSGNITVTEAAVTQPSTTVNSSGVTVVTDLSIGTPKVTISGNNGVGFYATNGGQIVAENSFMKLSDGLVGVYSDGSTSNINLKNSILDYKGSGYSIYSGNNGKIDLRGSTVVLRGKAIGVQGSSLSDITTNANTKIVVMSNDAIPFEFKNKGTVNLTSIDTDLGITASGIQVINGEDSTTTYTDYKKAFVDGITNYNIDADIDKSLAANIANESTDSFKFVKRYLAQRAVLNLQAGKNVTAHLSSSDLTATGMKAVVGLDMSSSSSAVSNNETQINLAAGSKVSADRTDGGNGAVGLFINYGKVHTDLSATINVEQLTTNSHNNSAVGIYAVNGSDVNNEGTVNVGGNSSIGLLGLAYREDAATGVSKVNEFGGKPGEGTINVVNKGNVILDGTTSYGIYVKNNNLTGTKAGTTGKNIGNGALTLSGDKSIGMIGDKATLTNDINAKINMTGQEQVGMFANNSSSLINKGEINLAASTGSIPSVGIYTNDATTDIVNDGKITGGNKNYGIFGTTVTHGATGEITVGDEGVGIYSTEGNIALNPGSKVKIGANEGVGVFTTGTAGRTINSNTDMTIGDSSFGYVIKNTGTTTLTTNGTAALGNEAKFIYSNNSDITVSNNVALTSTGNNTYGIYSPGTVVNNANIDFGRGTGSVAIYATNGGNATNNAVISVSGSNLLATPVPEYGMGMATSNGTITNNGTIKVAVDEGIGMFASGSGSRAINSSTGVIELSGKNTKGMYVDNNAVGENWGIIKTVPTANNDGILGVVATGGGIIKNYGQIIVDGPNNKAGYLGSTGTYTNETSGGITGTVTNTNGADGVIRKVSNPTSKTVAGIEIIAPPAATAATIKINNNIVIPTVINTNTSTPNPSVATVTSPDGTVTTIDLNSTKLGSIPSNEQAGVLGMYIDTSGVNYTHPIEGLNNLTGLKKINLIFGNEAARYTNSKVIEVGDNIISPYNNMILSLAASSSGMKFALNAGSLTWFATATQNLSTGALGKVYLVKIPYTAFAQDKDTYNFLAGLEQRYGAEESGREKELFNKLNNLGKSESHILAQAVDEMKGHQYANIQQRTNATGNALDNEFSYLRNEWRNPTKQNNKIKAFGLRDEYNTDTAGIVDYKSNAYGVAYVHEDEKVRMGNSSGWYAGAVTNRFRFKDLGKSREDQTMIKAGIFKTMSPKKDYNGALQWTVAGDVFAGINNMKRKFWIVDDTFEAKSTYHTYGAALKNELGYDIRMSERTHLRPFGAVKMEYGRFNDVKENSGQMRLQVKGNDYFSVKPEAGVEFKYIQPLAVKTNLTVGLTAAYENELGKLQNGNQARVRYTTANWYNLEKEKEDRRGNGKFDLNIGVDNTRFGVTVNAGYDTKGNNVRGGIGFRATY, from the coding sequence GTGACTAATAATTTATTACAGTTAAAAAGAGATTTAAAGTCGTTTGCAAAAAAATGTAAGGGATTTAAATATACAGATTCGGCTTTATTTACATTTTTGTTAAATGGAATGTTAATTTCAACAGGTGAATTGGTTGCAGAATCAAAGGATTCGGGAATTAGCAATCAAATGAGTTTGATTAATTCTTCAATAGGTCAAATGCGTAAAGACTTTAAACATGCAAGAGCCGAAAATGATAAGTTAATTAAAAATACAAACTTGGAACTTATACAATTAATGGAACAGGGAGATCATGTAACAAAATCTCCATGGAGCAACTGGCAAATTGGAGCAACTGATTTCTATAATGACTGGCATGGACATTTTAAAGGTAAAGGAAATCGAGTTCAGGACAGCAAATTCTATCAAAGAGACACTACAATGGGAAAATATAGCTACCAGCCAAAAAATTTAAGCACTTACGGAGCAACAAGACTGAAATTAGATTCTGATAATATGGAAAAGTCAGTAGAAATTGAAGTAGATGCTTCATTAAGAACCTTAGCAATAGATAAGCAGGCACCTAATTTTGTGCCTACTACGCCTAGTGGAGGATTGCCTCCGTTTGATCCATTGATGGTAACACCGCCTGTTATTAATCCTAAAAATGTTAATATTAGTCAGGTTCCTTCAGCACCTCCAACAGATGTTGCGTTTCAGAATGTTCCAAACTGGTCGTGGGGTTATAATGTAAATAATACCTTAGGAAATAATGCTTTAATGGCTCAATTGGAGATAATATCAGGAACATTCAATAATTATTTTAGTGGAGTGGGACAACCGCTTCAATATAATTTTAGTGGTGCTAGTGAAAATACTGCGTATACTCCTTCAGGATCTGCTACACATTTACCTGCTTCTGGTGCTGGAAGCAGTAATAATACAGCTGCATTCTATACACTAAGTGGTAAGGCACAGGTAGAAATACCGAGTGCGGTAACAGTTAATGTTGTAGGTAACAGTAGTGGAGGAGGACAATTAAATTCAATTTATTATATGGGGAATCCGTCAGGTTCAGGAAATTCTGAAGCTAAATTAATACATAAAGCAAATACTAATATCTATGGAAATAATATAGCAGTAGTAAATATAGATAACGTGGCTAGTACAGGTGGTATAACTTTTGTAAATAGAGGAAATATAATAGGACATGCACAAAATGGAACATTTGTTGATACTTCAGGTACAACGTTAACTGGAGCAACTCCAGGGAATCATATATTTGGAGCTTATTCTTATGGAACTTCAGAAAGTGATAAAATAGAAAATGCTTCTGATGGAAGTGTAATTTTCTATGCGCCAGAAAGTGTAGGATGGGCATACAGTGCAAGTAATACGCAAGCTATAACGAGAAGTTCAATTAATAATGGTAAAATGCAACTATTTGGAAAAAACAGTTTAGGAATAGCTACTGATAGTGATACTACAACTACACAAATGGCACACGCAGATATTCAGCTTAATACACCAATTGAAATATATGGAGATGAATCAGTAGGAGCAAGTTTCTTGTCAGAGCCAGATACTAGCTCAAATAATTTTTTTAATTCAAAATTTAATATTCAAATTGGAGGATCTTCTTTAACTTCACAAGAAGCTACTTATGGTGATACCAAAGGAGACCTAAAAAAAGTTCAAAATTCAGTTGGACTAAATTTTGATTTTACAGTTAATAATAATGGATTTACAAATTTAGATATAAATAATTATAATGTGAATTTAGAGAAAAATTCTAAAAATTCAATAGCTCTTAGAGCAGGAGAAGCTAAGCTTACATTTAATGATTCAGCTGCTAGCGTTATAACTATTGATGGGGAAGATAACATAGGATATCTTTCAGATGGAGGTACAAATAATAATTTAGTTTATAATAATACAACTAATAATTTTAAAGTTAAGGGAAATAATGCAATATTATTTGCTTCCAAAAGTGGTGGAACATTGAAAATAAATAATTCATTACCTCTAGCTTCAACAACAGTTAGTGGAAAAGGATTTACTTTAGCGTATTCTGAAGGATCTGGTTCAACAGTTACATTGAATCAAGGTGTTACAGGAAAAGTTGCTGGCTCTGATGCAGTACTGTATTATGCGAAAAACAGTGGAAATATTACTGTAACAGAAGCAGCAGTTACCCAACCATCAACTACTGTTAATTCATCAGGAGTGACAGTTGTAACAGATTTATCAATAGGAACTCCTAAAGTTACTATTTCTGGAAATAATGGAGTTGGATTCTATGCTACAAATGGAGGGCAAATTGTAGCGGAAAACAGTTTTATGAAATTATCTGATGGATTAGTCGGTGTGTATAGTGACGGTTCCACAAGCAATATAAATTTAAAAAATTCAATTTTAGATTATAAAGGAAGTGGTTATTCCATTTATAGTGGAAATAATGGGAAAATCGATTTACGAGGAAGTACAGTTGTTTTAAGAGGAAAGGCTATAGGAGTACAAGGATCTTCTTTAAGTGATATAACAACAAATGCAAATACAAAAATAGTTGTTATGTCAAATGATGCTATTCCATTTGAATTTAAAAATAAAGGAACGGTCAACTTAACATCCATAGATACAGATTTAGGTATTACCGCTTCAGGAATTCAAGTTATAAACGGAGAAGATTCAACGACTACGTATACTGATTATAAAAAAGCATTTGTAGATGGAATTACGAACTATAATATTGATGCAGATATTGATAAAAGTTTAGCTGCAAATATTGCTAATGAGTCAACAGATTCATTTAAATTTGTTAAGAGATATTTAGCTCAACGTGCAGTTTTGAATTTGCAGGCAGGTAAAAATGTAACAGCTCATTTAAGTTCTTCAGACCTAACAGCAACAGGAATGAAAGCTGTTGTTGGACTTGATATGAGTTCAAGCAGTTCAGCAGTTTCAAATAATGAAACACAAATAAATCTTGCAGCAGGTTCTAAAGTTTCGGCAGACAGAACAGACGGTGGAAACGGAGCAGTAGGATTATTCATAAACTACGGAAAAGTTCATACAGATTTATCAGCTACAATAAATGTTGAACAATTAACAACTAACTCTCATAATAACAGTGCTGTAGGAATTTATGCTGTAAATGGTTCAGATGTAAATAATGAAGGTACTGTAAATGTTGGCGGAAACAGTTCAATTGGATTGTTAGGATTGGCGTATAGAGAAGATGCAGCTACTGGAGTGTCGAAAGTAAATGAATTTGGTGGGAAACCTGGTGAAGGAACAATTAACGTTGTAAATAAAGGTAATGTTATATTGGATGGAACTACATCTTATGGAATTTATGTGAAAAATAATAATTTAACAGGAACTAAAGCTGGAACTACTGGTAAAAATATAGGAAATGGAGCGTTAACTTTATCAGGAGATAAATCTATCGGAATGATAGGAGATAAAGCAACGTTAACAAATGATATAAATGCAAAAATTAATATGACAGGACAGGAACAAGTTGGAATGTTTGCTAATAATAGTTCATCATTGATAAATAAGGGAGAAATTAATTTAGCAGCTTCAACAGGTTCTATTCCAAGTGTAGGGATTTATACTAATGATGCAACAACAGATATAGTAAATGATGGTAAAATTACTGGTGGAAATAAAAACTACGGTATTTTTGGAACAACAGTAACTCATGGAGCAACAGGAGAAATCACAGTTGGAGATGAAGGAGTAGGAATTTATTCAACAGAAGGAAATATCGCATTAAATCCAGGTTCTAAAGTAAAAATTGGAGCAAATGAAGGAGTAGGAGTATTTACTACTGGAACAGCAGGAAGAACAATAAATTCTAATACTGATATGACAATTGGAGATTCTTCATTTGGTTATGTAATTAAAAACACAGGAACAACAACTTTAACAACAAATGGAACAGCTGCATTAGGAAATGAAGCAAAATTCATTTATTCTAACAATAGCGATATAACAGTAAGTAATAATGTTGCATTGACTTCAACAGGAAATAATACTTATGGAATTTACTCTCCAGGAACAGTAGTAAATAATGCAAATATTGATTTTGGAAGAGGAACAGGAAGTGTGGCAATTTATGCGACTAATGGTGGAAATGCAACAAATAATGCAGTAATTTCAGTAAGTGGAAGTAATTTATTAGCAACTCCAGTTCCAGAATATGGAATGGGAATGGCAACGTCTAACGGAACAATAACAAACAACGGAACAATAAAGGTGGCAGTTGATGAAGGAATTGGAATGTTTGCTTCAGGAAGTGGATCAAGAGCAATAAACAGCAGTACAGGTGTAATAGAATTAAGTGGAAAAAATACAAAAGGAATGTATGTTGATAATAATGCAGTAGGAGAAAACTGGGGGATTATTAAAACAGTTCCTACAGCAAATAATGATGGTATTTTAGGTGTGGTTGCAACAGGTGGAGGAATAATTAAAAACTATGGACAAATTATTGTAGACGGTCCTAATAATAAAGCTGGATATCTTGGTTCTACAGGAACATACACAAATGAAACTAGTGGGGGTATAACAGGAACTGTTACAAATACTAACGGCGCAGATGGAGTTATAAGAAAAGTAAGCAATCCAACGAGTAAAACCGTAGCAGGAATAGAAATAATAGCCCCACCAGCAGCAACAGCAGCTACTATAAAAATAAACAATAATATTGTAATTCCAACGGTTATAAATACGAATACTTCAACACCAAATCCGTCAGTTGCAACAGTAACTTCTCCAGACGGAACAGTAACAACTATAGACTTAAACTCAACGAAATTGGGAAGTATTCCATCAAATGAACAAGCTGGAGTACTTGGAATGTATATTGATACATCAGGAGTAAATTATACACATCCGATTGAAGGATTGAATAATTTGACAGGATTAAAAAAAATTAATTTGATATTTGGTAATGAGGCAGCAAGATATACTAATAGTAAAGTTATAGAAGTTGGGGATAATATAATAAGTCCGTATAATAACATGATATTATCATTAGCGGCATCAAGTAGTGGAATGAAATTTGCTTTAAATGCAGGAAGTTTAACTTGGTTTGCCACAGCAACGCAAAATTTATCTACTGGTGCTTTAGGAAAAGTTTATTTAGTAAAGATACCATATACTGCATTTGCTCAAGATAAAGATACTTATAATTTTTTAGCTGGACTAGAACAAAGATATGGAGCAGAAGAAAGTGGAAGAGAAAAAGAATTATTTAATAAGTTAAATAATTTAGGGAAAAGTGAATCTCATATTCTAGCACAGGCTGTAGATGAAATGAAAGGTCATCAATATGCAAATATTCAACAAAGAACTAATGCCACAGGAAATGCTCTGGACAATGAGTTTAGCTATTTGAGAAATGAATGGAGAAATCCAACTAAGCAAAATAATAAAATCAAAGCATTTGGATTAAGAGACGAATACAATACTGATACAGCTGGAATTGTTGACTATAAGAGCAATGCCTATGGAGTAGCTTATGTTCACGAAGATGAAAAAGTCAGAATGGGTAACTCAAGTGGATGGTATGCAGGAGCAGTAACAAACAGATTCAGATTCAAGGATCTAGGAAAGTCAAGAGAAGATCAGACAATGATAAAAGCTGGAATATTTAAGACAATGTCGCCTAAAAAGGATTACAACGGAGCATTGCAGTGGACAGTTGCAGGAGATGTATTTGCAGGAATTAATAACATGAAGCGTAAATTCTGGATAGTTGATGATACATTTGAAGCTAAATCTACATACCATACTTATGGAGCAGCTCTTAAAAATGAACTTGGTTATGATATAAGAATGAGTGAAAGAACACATTTAAGACCATTTGGAGCTGTGAAGATGGAATATGGAAGATTTAACGATGTGAAAGAAAATTCTGGACAAATGAGATTGCAAGTTAAAGGAAATGACTATTTTTCAGTAAAACCAGAAGCAGGAGTTGAATTTAAGTATATTCAGCCACTTGCGGTAAAAACAAACTTGACAGTAGGGCTTACAGCTGCTTATGAAAACGAGCTTGGGAAACTACAAAATGGAAATCAGGCAAGAGTAAGATACACGACAGCAAACTGGTATAATCTTGAAAAAGAAAAGGAAGATAGACGTGGAAACGGTAAGTTTGACCTTAATATCGGAGTTGACAATACAAGATTTGGTGTTACGGTAAATGCTGGATATGACACTAAAGGAAACAATGTTAGAGGTGGAATTGGATTTAGGGCAACTTATTAG